A single window of Jaculus jaculus isolate mJacJac1 chromosome 22, mJacJac1.mat.Y.cur, whole genome shotgun sequence DNA harbors:
- the Mansc4 gene encoding MANSC domain-containing protein 4: protein MALAMASSALLLLSLAQAAQALCSPTVFHRDCWIRRFPGLLIDLEESQGRGAQFLKYYSENTGQKCSRSCCLRKDVSCNVAVFFHDPVHDNVNCLHVHCPTLESCILEPRAGAILYNITAGVDPDLLVFDQSPHTSLSSRAFSARGDRPRLPKATHLSPAEPHTEVANPLQLPQEALPSTADQDSGSNTHPSDSKDFTTDAGVRSVSPSDSTDDKASAVSLGADFSHSPDNKTVSPFFGPINTRLSQVPVPSRRNSSQPLLNKTKGSNARNHTPDDEETHAEAQLASGTWLAATALGVSIIFLCCCVVSRAWGCCRQQQGQHEPGQRK from the exons ATGGCCCTGGCCATGGCCTCCTCGGCGCTGCTGCTCCTGAGCCTGGCCCAGGCCGCGCAGGCCCTCTGCTCTCCCACCGTCTTCCATAGGGATTGCTGGATCCGCCGCTTCCCGGGGCTCCTCATTGACCTGGAGGAGTCTCAGGGGCGCGGGGCCCAGTTCCTGAAGTACTACTCCGAGAACACCGGGCAGAAATGCAGCCGCAGCTGCTGCCTCCGGAAGGATG TTTCCTGTAACGTGGCGGTCTTCTTCCATGACCCCGTTCACGACAACGTCAACTGCCTCCACGTCCACTGCCCGACCCTGGAGAGCTGCATCCTGGAGCCCAGAGCCGGTGCCATTCTGTACAACATAACAGCTG GCGTGGACCCAGACTTGCTGGTCTTTGACCAGTCACCTCACACATCCCTGAGCTCCCGTGCCTTCTCTGCTCGGGGGGACAGACCGAGGctcccaaaagccacacaccTCAGTCCTGCAGAGCCACACACGGAGGTGGCAAACCCTCTGCAGCTGCCCCAGGAGGCGCTGCCCTCCACTGCAGATCAAGACTCAGGCTCAAACACACACCCCAGCGATTCCAAGGACTTCACCACGGACGCTGGGGTAAGGTCTGTTTCCCCGAGTGACTCCACTGACGACAAGGCCAGTGCTGTGTCACTGGGTGCTGACTTCAGCCACAGTCCAGATAACAAGACTGTGTCCCCTTTCTTTGGGCCCATCAACACCAGGCTTTCTCAGGTGCCCGTTCCATCCCGGCGCAACAGCAGCCAGCCGTTGCTGAACAAAACCAAGGGGTCCAACGCCAGAAACCACACACCTGACGACGAGGAGACGCACGCTGAGGCGCAGCTGGCTTCAGGGACCTGGCTGGCTGCGACGGCCCTGGGTGTCTCCATCATCTTCCTCTGCTGCTGTGTCGTCTCCCGGGCATGGGGGTGCTGTCGGCAGCAACAGGGCCAGCATGAACCGGGGCAGAGAAAATGA